Proteins from a single region of Campylobacter sputorum:
- a CDS encoding DASS family sodium-coupled anion symporter: MPEEISQQKPSLAKQYGLIFAILSMFIIWMLPNPSDLPIAGQRMIGILVFAIIVWMSECMSYPVSAFVILSLMAFGLGVAPSIENPQIMMGTSKAIKIALSGFSNSSWALVMAALFLSAAMIITGLDKRIALFVMSKIGTKAKHMVVGVILVGCILSFFVPSTTARVSCVVPIVIGIIRAFGVKAGSTFAAIMMIAVAQADSLWNVGVKTAAAQNMVMIGFVKDILKTDISWFEWFIAAAPFSAVMSIILYITLIKILPPEIDEIPGGQTAIKKMKEEMGPISINEKKLMVISCILLFFWATEKTLHPFDTASVTIAGIAIMFLPKIGVMDWKNAVGKINWGTIILFGVGISLGTALLQTKAAVWLANYFVSIFGLNSMSALMLVAILGFFLIIIHLGFASATALAAAMIPIIISVLQNVETPDINVLGLTMILQYVICFGFILPVNAPQNMIAYSTGYFSVKQFVITGIPLCIIAYLMILLFSATYWAWLGYV; the protein is encoded by the coding sequence ATGCCTGAAGAAATTTCTCAACAAAAACCATCTTTGGCTAAACAATATGGACTTATATTTGCCATTTTATCAATGTTTATCATATGGATGTTACCAAATCCATCTGATTTACCAATTGCTGGACAAAGAATGATAGGAATTTTAGTATTTGCGATTATTGTTTGGATGAGTGAATGCATGAGTTATCCTGTCAGTGCTTTTGTCATTTTAAGCCTTATGGCATTTGGCTTAGGTGTTGCACCAAGTATAGAAAATCCACAAATTATGATGGGGACATCAAAAGCTATAAAAATAGCGCTTTCAGGATTTTCAAATTCATCATGGGCTTTAGTTATGGCAGCACTTTTCTTGTCAGCTGCAATGATTATAACAGGTCTTGATAAGAGAATAGCTCTTTTTGTTATGTCTAAAATAGGCACAAAAGCTAAACATATGGTTGTAGGAGTAATTTTAGTAGGTTGTATATTAAGCTTTTTTGTCCCAAGCACAACCGCTAGAGTTTCTTGTGTTGTTCCTATTGTTATAGGCATAATAAGAGCTTTTGGTGTCAAAGCAGGATCCACATTTGCTGCAATTATGATGATAGCTGTTGCACAAGCAGATAGTTTATGGAATGTTGGCGTAAAAACTGCAGCAGCACAAAATATGGTAATGATTGGATTTGTAAAAGATATTTTAAAAACAGATATAAGCTGGTTTGAATGGTTTATAGCTGCGGCTCCTTTTTCTGCTGTTATGTCTATAATACTATACATTACACTTATAAAAATTTTACCACCAGAAATAGATGAAATACCAGGTGGGCAAACTGCTATAAAAAAAATGAAAGAAGAGATGGGACCTATAAGTATAAATGAAAAAAAACTTATGGTTATTTCATGTATATTACTCTTTTTTTGGGCTACGGAAAAAACTTTACATCCTTTTGATACCGCATCAGTTACAATAGCTGGTATTGCTATAATGTTTTTACCAAAAATCGGCGTTATGGACTGGAAAAATGCTGTAGGAAAAATAAACTGGGGAACAATCATACTTTTTGGTGTTGGCATAAGCCTTGGAACAGCACTTTTACAAACAAAAGCTGCAGTGTGGCTAGCAAACTATTTTGTAAGTATATTTGGCTTAAATTCAATGTCAGCACTTATGCTAGTGGCAATCTTGGGCTTTTTCTTAATCATTATACATCTTGGTTTTGCTTCTGCAACTGCTCTTGCAGCGGCAATGATACCTATAATCATATCTGTGTTACAAAATGTTGAAACACCTGATATAAATGTTTTAGGTCTTACAATGATATTACAATATGTAATATGCTTTGGTTTTATACTGCCTGTAAATGCGCCACAAAACATGATAGCTTACTCAACGGGATATTTTAGTGTAAAACAATTTGTCATAACAGGAATTCCACTATGTATAATAGCCTACTTAATGATTTTATTATTTAGTGCAACATATTGGGCTTGGTTAGGATATGTATAA
- a CDS encoding DNA alkylation repair protein, which produces MKCSASYQNEILEKLNKFRDKKYLEFSKKLIPNANASILGVKIPYIKKIAKEISKNYNSEMFLSLYEPKFHEEYLLKAIFLNLQKDINLEILYAKKFIKTIPNWAVCDTFCIKKNKNLEIYYELMNSFYDAKSEFEIRFYYVFFMKNFLNLNSLNEIFTKITQEKSDFYYVKMAISWLLCESYIIDKIKTEDFIHNKLEDEFIKSKAISKIKDSFRTR; this is translated from the coding sequence ATGAAATGTAGTGCGAGTTATCAAAACGAAATTTTAGAAAAATTAAACAAATTTAGAGATAAAAAGTATTTGGAATTTTCAAAAAAGTTAATTCCAAATGCTAACGCTAGTATACTTGGTGTTAAAATTCCTTACATAAAAAAAATAGCAAAAGAAATTTCAAAAAACTACAATTCAGAAATGTTTTTATCACTTTATGAACCAAAATTTCACGAAGAGTATCTACTAAAAGCTATATTTTTAAATTTACAAAAAGATATAAATTTAGAAATTTTATATGCAAAAAAATTTATAAAAACTATACCAAACTGGGCTGTATGTGATACTTTTTGTATCAAAAAGAATAAAAATTTAGAAATTTATTATGAGCTTATGAATTCTTTTTATGATGCAAAAAGTGAATTTGAAATCAGATTTTATTATGTATTTTTTATGAAAAATTTTTTAAATTTAAATAGTTTGAATGAAATTTTTACGAAAATTACACAAGAAAAAAGTGATTTTTACTATGTTAAAATGGCTATATCTTGGCTACTTTGCGAAAGCTATATAATAGATAAAATAAAAACAGAAGATTTTATACATAATAAACTTGAAGATGAATTTATAAAATCTAAAGCTATCTCAAAGATAAAAGATAGCTTTAGAACCAGATAG
- a CDS encoding CopD family protein, protein MSYEWIKWWHFAAFISWMAMLFYQPRLFVYHAENIDNKDYIKVLKKQEKMLFHGIGWIAMIVTYISAIAIIVLYKPDLMSLGYFHIKLTCGVVMTAYHLSLWYFMIKFDKNECKLSGKFFRAYNEVPTIIMFIILWAMLVKPYEM, encoded by the coding sequence ATGAGTTACGAATGGATTAAATGGTGGCATTTTGCAGCGTTTATATCGTGGATGGCAATGCTTTTTTATCAACCAAGGCTTTTTGTTTACCATGCAGAAAATATAGACAACAAAGACTATATAAAAGTTCTTAAAAAACAAGAAAAAATGCTATTTCATGGCATCGGCTGGATAGCAATGATTGTAACATACATAAGTGCTATTGCAATCATAGTTCTTTATAAGCCTGATTTGATGAGTCTTGGATACTTTCATATAAAATTAACTTGTGGTGTTGTAATGACTGCGTATCATTTAAGTTTGTGGTATTTTATGATAAAATTTGACAAAAATGAGTGCAAGCTATCTGGTAAGTTTTTTAGAGCATACAACGAAGTCCCAACTATAATAATGTTTATAATTCTTTGGGCTATGCTTGTAAAACCTTATGAAATGTAG
- a CDS encoding SHOCT domain-containing protein: MQKNIYIAYILWFFSSPIGGGLHRIYCGKFMSGFLQIGLYWLAYICFVTIIGMIIALPVWIIWGLWWLSDVYFTGVLVEESAILNSINKNLSQEETIKNIETLYELYQKGAISKEEYEARKEILMR; this comes from the coding sequence TTGCAAAAAAATATCTATATAGCTTATATTTTATGGTTTTTTTCATCGCCAATTGGCGGAGGTCTTCATAGAATTTATTGTGGTAAATTTATGAGTGGATTTTTACAAATCGGACTTTATTGGCTTGCATATATATGTTTTGTAACCATAATTGGTATGATTATAGCCTTACCTGTTTGGATTATCTGGGGGCTTTGGTGGCTAAGTGATGTTTATTTTACCGGTGTTTTAGTAGAAGAGAGTGCAATTTTAAATAGTATTAACAAAAACTTATCACAAGAAGAAACTATAAAAAATATTGAAACTTTGTATGAGCTTTATCAAAAAGGAGCAATAAGCAAAGAAGAGTATGAAGCAAGAAAAGAAATTTTAATGAGATAA